Below is a genomic region from Zea mays cultivar B73 chromosome 9, Zm-B73-REFERENCE-NAM-5.0, whole genome shotgun sequence.
GTGGGTGATTTTAGATCTACTTTAATATAAGGTATTAGCATATTTGAAGTATTAGGCACATGAAAATTTTAGAAGTTAACTAGGAGTTAAATTAGGATTCTTGTTgttgggactgcatgaccagttttagttagGCAACTAGTCGATGAGGTAAATCTTGTACAACATTGCATAAGTGCTCACTTTATTCATGGGTACAACATTCACCACATTATCTTACACTTAGTTGTAGGCCACTTTAGGAACGTATTTTTTTAAGCCGCTTATCTACATTACGTATGATACTATCGTTATCTCTCCTGTTACTTGTTTCAGGTATCAGAATTCCTGGATTCCAAATCTGAGACGGATGTTGATGTTGACTATAACAGCTTGTACTCAAAGCAGGACTTTCTACAGGGTGAGGTGCTCGTTTCGTTGTGGCTAGAGTAACTCGTGTACTCTATCTCATCGTTTTTAATTTATTTGGTTTTCACAGCAACTGTTTTGTGATATGTGCTATCACTTGCTACTTAGATTCATGCTATTAGAGATTCATACTTCAGGTTTGCAAGATCTCACACGGTGAAGTATGGAGTAGAAATAACTCTGCAGCGACTGGTGTTGGCGGGGCCTTCAGTTGAATTTACTTAGAAACAGTACCATTCACTTTTGAGGCATGTGGCTGAATTTACTTGAAATCATATCATCCAGCCTGAGGTTTAGATGAATTCGAGAACGACGACACACATCGTCAGGCATTCCTCCTTTGTTACCATAGTTGTTTTGTTATAATTTACACAACTGAATGCTGCATGTTTGATTAAGGGCCTATTTGGAAGCGCAtggtttttttctttatttttagaAGAGAAATTTACATTAATATTTCTATATATTAAGTGTGGGAACAAAGATAGTCCCTCGCTACGTACATGTCAGTACTTTTAATTTTAGTCGCACGATCTGGGGTTTTTCTTCACTGCGAGGGATTACACAACTACTGTCTCCCTTTCCTCTCTATCAACTGACTATTTCCTTGCTCTAATGATCATCATATTCACTCCCAAAGAAAAAATAATCTCAGTGGAAGATAGGTAAATATTTCAAGCTTATTTCTAGAATTACAATTCTTTCTTTACATAGTCTTTTCTTAATCAAAATTGCATTAATGATCTGGGGTTCCATTTTTCTTTGTGCCAGTAGAACTACCATCTGGGGTTGATTGTATTCTGTCAGGTAAAGTAGCAACCAGATGTGCATTCGATTTCCTTTTGTGTTTCCTAGCTGAACTATGTGATTTGTGTGTGCTAACAGTATATTTTATTTCCCACTCTCACAGCTTCCTCCATGTCATCTCCTTTTGGTCTGTTCAATCGAGTAAAATTAAATGCCTTTGGTTATGTTGAAATGAACAAGCCCATATGCTCTGACCATGCTAAGTGTTCCTGACATAATATCTTATTGATGTCGGCTAACCACTCCATTATGTCGTCCTGCTGTCCTTCACACACTAAAAAAGGGGAAAATATTTTCTTCCTAATTGGTGCCTTGTCACTAGCTACAGAGGTGGAATGCCTATTTTAGAGTTTGTTTAGGTTCAGATTGTCAATCCTGTTTTAGTATCTTTAGTGCATTATATACATCAACTTTCAGTCCTGAAAATGTCTATTTGTTCATCCCTTAATGGTGTACCTTGCCTTGGCGAGACCTAAAACAGTTGGAATGCTTCCGTTATTGATTCTATTTCAATATCCTTAATGCATTATATGCATATGAACTCGCATATTTGATATTGTCTTTTAAATAACTATTTGTGCTACATTTGAAGGACATCTTTAGGACCACAGAATGAGCAGCAGATGTGTTAGAACTTGTAGGTTATATGTTCAGGGTTGGATGGTGAAACCATTAGGGCGATATAGCTCGACTTTGAAGTCGCGAGGTAGAGTGACGTGGCTGACCCTACCTTGGATTGGGAGTTTGGGACAGAAGGCCTTTGTCGTCGTTTGAGATGCAAAACACAAACATTTTGCAATGCACATATTTAAGTTTGGCACACTTCTATGGCTACTAAGATAGTGTTTGTTGATGTAGTTAGTTATACTGTTGTTTTTGTAAAATACAAATTAATTGTGAATAGCCAACCTTTCTTAAAACATGTAGTTGTTGCCATAGCTTTGTATGGTTGTGCCCCTTTCTTTTCTGTCATACATGATAGTGTTACCTTTTTGCCAATCGGAGTTGAAAACGTTGGGGGTAATGTATTAGGACAATTTTTATCTAACTGTTATTCTATACGGTAGCTTCTGTAGTGTGCTATTTATTCAATATTGTAGTGAAATGTTTGAGTTGCTAACTAACAATCATATGTAGTTCTGGTGCTAATTTCTCTTCTATTGTTCAGGTTACTGAAGAAAACCTCGCAGCACTATTTATAAATTGCGGGCAGGTACAAATTTATGGGACAGTTGTAAACCCTTTTATATGTATTTAGTTCCCCATTTGATTTTGATCCAACTGTGCATAATCTTGGATATGCTCTCTGAAGGTTGTGGACTGTCGCATGTGTGGGGACCCAAATTCAGTCCTTAGGTTTGCTTTCATAGAGTTCACTGATGAGGGTAATATATCCATATCCAACCATGTTTCAGTTTGCTTACTCTGTGTAATGGATCTACTGTTTATGGGGTGAAAAACATCGATGTCCCAGAGGGTGCAAGGGCTGCTCTGAATCTGTCAGGAACCGTGCTTGGATATTATCCTATCAATGTTCTGCTGTCAAAAACTGCCATTGCACCAGTCAACGAAACATTCCTACCCAGGGTATGCAAACCTTCCGGAACCAACATGCTTGTCTTAAGTTCATGGCTCAATGTTCATGCTCTATCTGATATGGTCTCTAAGAAAGTTGGTCGATTTTCTGTGCTCTGCAGTCTGACGATGAACGTGAAATGTGTGCAAGGACTATCTACTGCACAAACATAGACAAGAAGGTTTGGTACCTGCACTCATGCTACTACCACTAGGTATTCATTCTATCATGGTTCTGTTTTAATACACACAGGTCACTCAAGCAGATCTAAAGTTATTCTTTGAGTCCATATGTGGTGAGGTTGGTCGTTCTTTACTGCAAACACAATCTCCCTTCTGTATAGCTAAAAGTTTGCAGAAATGGCACCATCAAGATTGATCTGGAGACCAACAAGATCATGGACTTCATCAAGTTTGACGTCGGCAACGTGGTCATGATGACCGGCGGGAGGAACACCATGCGTGTAGGAGTGATCAAGAACAGGGAGAAGCACAAGGGCAGCTTCGAGACCATCCACGTGCTGCTTGGAGCTTTTTGCTATGTCTAGTTTTCTCCTATTTGTTGTACAGGAAAACATATAATGGAATTCAAATTTGGTGGCCGCAAAATGTGGAGACTTGAATTCATATAAAGTtaggcttaacattagtgcaaatagttgtattttagtttagatttagagtacacttatgtatgtgttgtttgacaatgcttatttatgatatattgaatggtacttatttatattatattaattataatgttgttcaatatatgtgtatgtatattactctttcaaattattataacgtGATCTCTGAAAAAATGATTGtaaattgaagaatgtactgccgtgtaagtcatttcgtttaaatcttaataagacggtcaccaaaatgtctaatatcagtctcctaaataagacggtttctaaaacgtctattattagtcacctaaataagatggttttcctattgtaatcgtctattattgtaggatattcgagacagtttgataaatactttatgacttataatgtttgtattctctacggttctttagaagcagtgtcttaaacaaaaacctaatttaagacggtttatcggacaaaatgacttaaacaaatacctttttcagacggttataaattaaaaattgtcttatataatatcttttaagacggtttataaccatcttaaatgtgggacatcttttacgactccatcaaatttggacacttcataagTGTCTTAAGAACTGAAAATTAACTGTCTCATATAACATGTTTTGTAGTAGtgtttccagccagctggccacttgcttcggtagctaatcactggaaattttgtattcttgcgataggcaaagttgtagcagccaaaattttcatgtagcccatcccctctagccttcgtctgataatgcagctcgtgtatCCGGCAGAAGCCTACACCGAAtggctccactccttggctttggagagcttagatataaacactaagcctaatgatagcgttaggagttagcttatgaaggtaaatcccaaacttaTTCAGTACATCAGCgatcatcttgttcaaaggaaatctcaaaccagccttgaaaaaacttttgaagaccactacttcatcctttcctggcttcggagtagtctcttccccaccaaaacgaaccagctcttttttcgcttcattgaaatagcccaatttcaacatCTTAGACAGATCATCTTCGGAGATAGTGGATTTCccgaaatccagatggctgggtttacttggcgctgcgctataatcatcttcagactcagtctcctcaacatcagcttgctcTGTTTCGGCGACAGGTGCTtcctccgatgttaccagccTAGACCGCTTCATCGCTTCTgaaatcggaacagtctcagtagcttcggtttcaTCTCCCTCACTACCAACTCTGGCAGTGGAACGAACTcttgccatttgattatgaatttcttgaaatttttgttgttgacttttttgtttttccgaagctcttcctcttgtgacgaagcagaatcaaaagcggcgcttcgtttgagcacgatgatcaagcttcggctatggttaaatttttggcagcaaaacagtgcaatagcaatgactgctgtggtaacttcacacctacccgtctgtttatatagtgccacaggtgggaaggtgaatcatcaAGGTCTCTCGCACCGAACAAACattcacccgcactcgctgaacgatGGGCCATAGGGTCCGGGATGGTGAATCGCTagggcgcgcgtaactgctgcaagatggagccacctcgagcgcggattattttaatcgtttctcgccaacgagctcagggaaggtgtttttcagatcttcggcatcccgaagcctagaagactttttcacggatcaagatcgttacgaaaaacgatctagcaccgcgaaggggctactgttaggggtatgcttcgtagccgaagatcctaaagaaagagaacaccttcggcagatcctatcagaagcaacgccgaagctatcacctataaagcttcagtACAGTGAcaggtctcaagacgaaggagtgaatcgacttaaagatgaattgacttaaaagacccgcgatgttttgtgtcattattgtagtcgattgtaaggggcataaatgtaattttacacaggctgcgccctgtgtctataaatagatgaacagtacccctgtactgttaccTCAATCTTGCAACTGATAGCACATTGCGCTGGAATTATTCTTTTCTGTCAAGACAAAGGTGTAAATGTACctgaatattatgttttaatatttgtgTTCATATAATAAAGTATGTGAAAATGTTATCTATTTTTAGTAtatctttctataatgttttgtgctttatattttttatttcatattgttttaCAAATCtggtcacgaaggtatgacctttgtGATATTTTGctcgtggccttcgtccgaaactcattaaatccttagggagataatgcttcagcggacgaagggcattaatatttaacattttatgttgccttgttcttaattcatagcatttgagaacaagtccccaacaccagcgCCCAACTCAGCACTCACCTCAGGGGACTCCACCGACTCATCAtgctacccccactggcaccccaacgaaattttcaggacagagtgcatgcactacttgctacaagtgtgggaagactggacattatgcaaatgtttgcccacagaggattgctactactccagttcagaacaagcagcagactccgggatctggcaagggattttctattgccagggttaatcaagtcagcactgatgctactcctgatgggGATGACATCGCACTTAGTATGTTTTATATTattgcaattcctgcaacaatattatttgattctggtgctacacatccaacacaaatgagttaccactaaaaattatgaaaacaccaatgatagtaattacacccaatgggcctattgaggcaaatcatatgacacataaattgacattgacaattatgggaagagaatttggggctaccgctataatattagaggcaaacaacatagatctaatccttggtatgtcatggttaagaaaggcaaaggccattatacacTATGGTAGGGGTgcagtagaactcaccagccctaaaggagaaagatttgatgtTGAAATCACAGTAACTACCTCTACCATACGTGTGTCATTCTTCATAGATGTGGAGTTTGTTGgaaacaacatccgtgtggttagggattttctggatgtctttccagaggagttaccagggatgccaccagatagggaagttgagtttgtcattgatctcttacttgggactgctcctatttctaaacggccatacatgatgtttgtagaagagttaaaagaacttaagaagcagttaacgaagttacaagaggctgggtacattcgtctgagttcctcaccttggggagcgtcggTCCTGTTtgcacagaagaaggatggatcacaaaggatgtgtgtggactatagatctcttaatgatgttactgtgaagaacaagtatccgttaccctgcattgaggatttatttgatcagatgaggggtgctagggtattctcgaagattgatctccgatcgggttaccatcaaattaaGATTAGGCCTTctgacattcccaagacggctttctcaacccaatatggtttatatgagttcacagttatgtcatttttactaactaatgcacccgcttattttatgaatttaatgaataaggtgtttatggagtatctggacagaatcctcgtggtattcatcgatgatattcttatttattccaagagtgatagtgatcatgaggaacatctgagattggtgttacaaaagctacgagataatcaactctatgccaagtagagtaaatgcgagttctggattgatgaggtgtcattccttggacatatcatttctaatggagagaTATcaatggatcctgctaaagtcaaaaagataatggcgtggagcatacccactacaattACAGAGATTCGAAGTTTCATAGGACTTGCAGGATACTATCGAAGATtaattgaaggattctctaagattgctaagcctgtgacctcacttctggagaaggggggagagtttaagtgggacgagaagtgccaagatagctttgatcaattaaagaagaaatTGATGTGGCCcctagtattggttatgccagatctacagaagggatttgacatttattgtgatgcatgcgaCCAAGGATTAGGATgtctgcttatgcaagaaggacacgtgattgcctacgcgtctcgtcagtagcggaaacatgagttgaactaccccactcatgacttagaactggcagctgtagtgcatgcacttaagacacggagacattacattatgggtactaagtgccaagtgtacacggatcataagagtttgaattatatattcactcaaaaggatctcaaccttaggcaatgccGTTGGTTGgaccttattaaggattatgatttggagattcactatcacccgggcaaggcaaatttggttgcagatgccttgagtcgaaaggaacactgttgggggccttcgtctttcgaaggtcctcaaaaacatgattaacaatgtttcccaagtgtaatatatgtacaggaaccttcggactcggaatgaagttgtccacaatatgaaaagcatggttggacgaaggttgaaccagctacGAAGctacgcaaggaagcttcggctcagtagcagaaaaaggaaccgacttaaggaggaaaaggctatctagtcctcgatagattgtccttaagtcaatagtaaacatgaagggcatgaatgtaattttacacaggctgcgccctgtgcctataaatagatgaacagtacccccgtattgttcacaCTCACTTGTATTCACTCAtgcgtcacacttggattcttgccttctatcaagccgaaggtacaaatgtaattcaatattgttcttgtttatccatgatgatataataaagatatattaatgttgtcatatgattattcatgttctctcttatattttatatgcttcttctttcattaacatatactgcgatgatgaaggttcgtcctttaggaccttcgtctgaagatcattatatcctaagggagataatgctttgaaggacgaagggcattaaccttcaacattatgtgttgccttgttcttaactcgtagcatttgagaacaagtccccaacattggcgcccacctccggtgtactcacttccacaatctttggcaaagcatcaaccttcgtcatgtcgtcgaagaagataacagcgccaggggctgcactgcagccactggacacaaacacttcaggaggaggagttggaccaggagatcagggacctagaaatcattcaccagtaggtgcaaaggaaaaaggagaagatggctcggctggccgaccttcagaagaagatcgacaaagctactgaggaagtgcgtcatcttactcaagatgaccatgaccgaaggcctcaacacagggagcttcatcaagagagctcattcaatgaagatgaatggtacgatgattttaatcatggtagctttacttttgatgatgcttctcctctggcagcagaattgcaggctatcccatggctacaatcctacaagccacctcagctacccatgtacgatgggcactcggacccaaaacaattcttgatgagctatgaggaaacaatatcctcatatggaggcaacgcagctgtcatggcaaagtccttcatcatggcagtccaaaatgtggcccagacatggtactcttctcttcggccagggacaatgacatcatggcagaagctcaaggacatgttggttacccgttttcaaggctttcaaacgaagccagtcacatctcaggccttgttctagtgcacacaagaccatgaggaatacctttaggcgtatgttcgaaggttcttgcgactgagagcacaagcgcccacaatgcccaatgaaattgtcattgaggccatgatcaagggtcttcggccaggacccacggcccaatacttcaccaggaagtccccccagactctggagaagctgcttcagaaaatggatgagcacatccgggctgataatgatttctgacaaagaagggaggaagcttataaattttctgagatgactaggggcttcggagggagaatccaccctaggcatgtcatatcaatccacagctccagtcaaaatgatgacagaggaaaccagcttcagaggccacaacacacctcataatcttcgggacagcaacaaagctcctccaggccaccagctccaaggggcagaagcggcaggggctttggaggaagatatggggatcagcccagaaaaatctattgcttattctgtggtgaggacaagggccacactacaagaacgtgccagatcactattctgaagcaaaaagagattgccgaagcagaagctcggcagaatcagccaaagcaggttttacacacttcttcgtgccactctccttacataccagaatatgtgggcaaccaacctgcagcttctgttgcttcggcaagccattcataagcttcttggcctcagcttccaccgccaccaccactgcagcctacctattctcgaagccagcagcgagaagtcagcactcccaacaacaacgtgacttcacggaggagtccgaagctcgtacagtcaatagt
It encodes:
- the LOC103638495 gene encoding polyadenylate-binding protein-interacting protein 10 isoform X1 → MPKPPRPTSPCSGPTSSPSCCCVQPMPLPPSSSLQQPYHGFFPASMVSSPQPQRRTCRRPHVQLLHPLDSLPALTRFARSDRFAHRALPMPARKRPPVPAPLHRRPGRCRAPSTSRWRGQASRYQNSWIPNLRRMLMLTITACTQSRTFYRVTEENLAALFINCGQVVDCRMCGDPNSVLRFAFIEFTDEEGARAALNLSGTVLGYYPINVLLSKTAIAPVNETFLPRSDDEREMCARTIYCTNIDKKVTQADLKLFFESICGEVGRSLLQTQSPFCIAKSLQKWHHQD
- the LOC103638495 gene encoding polyadenylate-binding protein-interacting protein 10 isoform X2: MPKPPRPTSPCSGPTSSPSCCCVQPMPLPPSSSLQQPYHGFFPASMVSSPQPQRRTCRRPHVQLLHPLDSLPALTRFARSDRFAHRALPMPARKRPPVPAPLHRRPGRCRAPSTSRWRGQASRYQNSWIPNLRRMLMLTITACTQSRTFYRVTEENLAALFINCGQVVDCRMCGDPNSVLRFAFIEFTDEEGARAALNLSGTVLGYYPINVLLSKTAIAPVNETFLPRSDDEREMCARTIYCTNIDKKVWYLHSCYYH